The Methanofollis sp. genome contains the following window.
CCAGGGAGTCGCGGATATCGGCCGCCTCGACCTTTTCCATCACCGCCCGGCAGATCTCATCCTTCAGGCCCACCGGGTTCTCGATGAAACTGCTCGATACCCGCGCCTCGTAGCCGAGGGCGCGCAGCACGCAGAGGGCCGTCGTCGTCCCGCCGGGGACGCACTCGCCGAGGACGAGGAAGTCGGCGCACCGGGAGAGGTGCCGGCCGACCCGCTCGCCCGCGGCAAAGAGGGCCCGCGCCTTCGGCACGGCCTCGCCCGTCCTGGGGTCGCCGCCCGCGTCGCCGTACACGTCGATGCAGGGCACGGTCGGCGGGTTGAACATCCCGGCATTCACGAAGACCGGTTCGATGCCGGCGAGGGCCATCATCGACCGCGTGATCACCGCCGGCGTCGGGCACCCGGTCGGGGTGTTCGGCTTGAGGGGCAGGGAGGTGATCGACCCGGTGGTGATCAGTTCGGCGTCCAGGATCGGGGTGAAGACCGTCTTTTCAGGAGACGGCCCGGCCCCGGAGACGCCCGGCACCATCGAGAGTGCGGTGTTCCCGAGCACGCTCGCAAAGAGCGGCCTGGAGAACTGTATCGAGGGATCTTCGGAGAGAAATGCCATACACGGTATATATCGGGCCTGCCTTAAAACTCTCTTCGTCGGCGGAGAAGAGCATCGCCGGGCATGAAATAAGATACAGGAGTATCGTGAAAAATGCCTGAGGCATCGTTTCACATGTGATTCTTCAGGGCCAATTTCAGGCAAAAAGAGGGTTTTATCCCCTCTTCTTCCAGGCGTACGCTCCGGCAACGGCCAGGAGCAGGACGAGGCACCCTGCCCCGATGAAGGGCCAGGGGATCGCTTCGCTGGTTGGTTGCTGTGTCTCCGCGGGTGGGGGTGCGATGGTTGCGACCTCCTGTCCTGCCGACACCGTCACTTCCTTCAGGACGGACGGCCATGCGAGGGCGTAGGTGCTGAAGTGCGAGACGCGTGCGGTGACGGTGCGGGTGGCGGGGTCGACGGTTGCGGCGACCTCCTCCCAGGACCCCGTCGACGGGTTGTACCAGACGACGTGGAGCACCGAGGTGTCGGCGATGCGGGACCATTCATCCTCTGTGAGGGTGAAAATGAGGGTGATCGGGGGGTCGAAGGTGGCGCCGTCGGGGCCGCAGGTCAGTGCGAGTCCAAGGGTGTTCCCGGCCGGGACCGGGGGAAGGGCGGGGGAGTCGAGGGTTGTGACCGACACTTCGCCGAGGGGTTTGCCGTTTCTGTCACGGGCGGTCGTGCCCGCGGCGATCGTCACGGAACCTGAACCGTCGGTGGTCCTGACGGTCGTCGACACCTGGACTTCACCTGACTTCGAGGTGGCGAGGGACGCCTGACCGGTGTATGTCGTCGGTGCGGCTGAGGTGATGGATGGCGACGGCGAACCGCCGCCGCCACTGCCGCCTCCACCGTTTGACGAGGTGGGGGTGGGGGTGGGGGTGACGGCACTGCCGACGCTCAGGTCGAGGCGGGTCGTGCCGTTCGGCGTGAACGTCGCTGTCTGGCCGG
Protein-coding sequences here:
- the cobT gene encoding nicotinate mononucleotide-dependent phosphoribosyltransferase CobT; this translates as MAFLSEDPSIQFSRPLFASVLGNTALSMVPGVSGAGPSPEKTVFTPILDAELITTGSITSLPLKPNTPTGCPTPAVITRSMMALAGIEPVFVNAGMFNPPTVPCIDVYGDAGGDPRTGEAVPKARALFAAGERVGRHLSRCADFLVLGECVPGGTTTALCVLRALGYEARVSSSFIENPVGLKDEICRAVMEKVEAADIRDSLDVVRIGGDPMMPVAAGIASTFIGTLVFGGGTQMLAVDAVLKGLGKTTVPIATTEYVRRDASANVEAIADAIGVKAYFVDPDFGTIGDTGIARYCEGEVKEGMGAGGAMFLARLMGHSAEEIRSAILSTTISFR